Proteins found in one Amycolatopsis aidingensis genomic segment:
- a CDS encoding glycosyltransferase family 4 protein has translation MTGRAAPSFLLPGEVDDPTVPSGGNVYGRRVCRELPARAVPIEGSWPRPERTARAELACALRAEPDGAVVLLDGLVACGVPDIVVPQARRLRLVVLVHLPLGDETGLPAELAARLDAAERATLRAVPAVVATSRWAAGRLVEHHGLEAERVHTVEPGTDPAPLAHGTDGRSRLLCVAAVTPRKGLDLLAEALSGVADQRWTCACVGATRRDPGHTTRLRGLIERHGLGDRMTLAGPRAGAELAACYAAADLLVLPSRAETYGMVVTEALARGVPVLATAVDGVPQALGLTPDGDLPGMLVPPDDPAALGAALREWFARARLRHHLRVAARRRRGTLRGWEVTAQRLAGVLAGLRGEPGRAA, from the coding sequence GTGACCGGGCGTGCCGCCCCGAGCTTCCTGCTGCCCGGTGAGGTGGACGATCCCACGGTGCCCAGCGGGGGCAACGTCTACGGCCGCAGGGTGTGCCGGGAGCTGCCCGCGCGGGCGGTGCCGATCGAAGGAAGCTGGCCGCGGCCGGAGCGGACCGCGCGTGCCGAGCTCGCCTGCGCGCTGCGTGCCGAGCCGGATGGCGCGGTCGTGCTGCTCGACGGGCTGGTGGCCTGCGGGGTGCCGGACATCGTCGTGCCGCAGGCGCGCAGGCTGCGGCTGGTGGTGCTGGTGCACCTCCCGCTCGGCGACGAGACCGGGTTGCCTGCCGAGCTCGCCGCGCGGCTGGATGCGGCGGAGCGGGCCACGCTGCGGGCGGTACCTGCCGTGGTGGCGACCAGCCGGTGGGCCGCGGGCAGGCTGGTCGAGCACCATGGCCTGGAAGCGGAAAGGGTGCACACCGTCGAACCGGGCACCGATCCGGCTCCGCTGGCCCACGGCACCGACGGCCGCTCCCGGTTGCTGTGCGTGGCCGCGGTCACCCCGCGCAAGGGGCTCGACCTGCTGGCCGAGGCCCTGTCCGGGGTCGCCGACCAGCGGTGGACCTGCGCCTGCGTCGGGGCGACCCGCCGCGACCCCGGCCACACCACGCGGCTGCGCGGGCTGATCGAACGCCACGGCCTCGGCGACCGGATGACCCTGGCCGGGCCGCGGGCGGGAGCCGAGCTGGCCGCCTGCTATGCCGCGGCGGACCTGCTGGTGCTGCCGTCCAGGGCGGAGACCTACGGGATGGTGGTGACCGAGGCGCTGGCCCGTGGCGTGCCGGTGCTGGCCACCGCGGTGGACGGGGTGCCGCAGGCGCTGGGCCTGACCCCGGACGGCGACCTGCCGGGCATGCTGGTGCCGCCGGATGACCCCGCCGCCCTCGGCGCCGCGCTGCGCGAATGGTTCGCGCGGGCCCGGCTACGGCACCACCTCCGGGTGGCGGCGCGGCGCAGGCGCGGCACCCTGCGCGGCTGGGAGGTCACCGCGCAGCGGCTGGCCGGGGTGCTGGCCGGGCTGCGCGGGGAACCGGGGAGGGCCGCGTGA
- a CDS encoding methyltransferase domain-containing protein, producing MSSSASPTYSASWLRLREDADAQARAIGLVAALRPHLPGPPLLVRDLGCGTGSMGRWLAGWLPGPQRWILHDHDPGLLAAAAAAQPERAADGTPVDVRTEQGDLTELRATHLAGTSLVTASALLDLLTAEEVAGLAAACTGAGCAALLTLSVTGRVELTPPDPLDAELAAAFNDHQRRRMHGRRLLGPDAAEMAAAAFRHGGATVCRQPSPWRLGAAEAALAGEWLRGWVAAAVQQRPDLEPAATDYLHRRLRGCAEGALRVVVWHEDLLVLPAGG from the coding sequence GTGAGCAGCTCTGCTTCCCCCACCTACTCCGCTTCCTGGTTGCGGCTGCGCGAAGATGCGGATGCCCAGGCGCGGGCCATCGGGCTGGTGGCCGCCCTGCGGCCGCACCTGCCCGGCCCGCCCTTGCTGGTGCGGGACCTCGGCTGCGGCACCGGGTCGATGGGCCGGTGGCTCGCCGGATGGCTTCCCGGCCCGCAACGCTGGATCCTGCACGACCACGACCCCGGCCTGCTCGCCGCGGCCGCCGCCGCGCAACCGGAACGCGCAGCCGACGGCACCCCGGTCGACGTGCGCACCGAGCAGGGCGACCTCACCGAGCTGCGTGCCACGCACCTGGCCGGCACCTCGCTGGTGACCGCGTCGGCACTGCTGGACCTGCTGACCGCCGAGGAAGTCGCCGGGCTCGCGGCGGCCTGCACCGGGGCCGGGTGCGCCGCGCTGCTGACCCTCTCGGTGACCGGTCGGGTCGAGCTCACCCCGCCCGATCCGCTGGACGCCGAACTCGCCGCCGCCTTCAACGACCACCAGCGGCGCAGGATGCACGGCAGGCGGCTGCTCGGGCCGGACGCGGCCGAGATGGCCGCCGCGGCCTTCCGGCACGGGGGAGCGACCGTGTGCAGGCAGCCCAGCCCATGGCGGCTTGGCGCGGCCGAGGCGGCGCTGGCCGGGGAATGGCTGCGGGGCTGGGTCGCGGCCGCCGTGCAGCAGCGCCCTGACCTGGAACCGGCCGCCACGGACTACCTGCACCGGCGGCTGCGCGGCTGCGCCGAGGGCGCGCTGCGGGTGGTGGTCTGGCATGAGGACCTGCTCGTGTTGCCGGCGGGGGGATGA
- a CDS encoding lysylphosphatidylglycerol synthase domain-containing protein — translation MRRRVLAWLRPGAGLAILGVLLWQLGTEAVVDGLRVIGLRELLLALAIGLATTVLSAWRWCLVARRLGLWLPLGKAVADYYRALLLNALLPAGMLGDVHRAVRHGRQEGDLGLGVRAVVLERAAGQVVLVLAGVAVLLARPAVVPAEFRGLVTTSGVVLVGLAALLLVLALTGGGRGSGGPRWRRVCTAFGAEVRTGLLARDAWPGVAALSVAALAGYLILFLIAARAAGSVAPATQLLPLLVLALLAMGLPVNIGGWGAREGTAALAFGAAGLGAAEGLTTAVVYGVLALVASLPGAGVLLLGRRYGGRVLDPRRAHCARTPVRIGQST, via the coding sequence GTGCGGCGGCGTGTGCTGGCCTGGCTGCGCCCGGGTGCCGGGCTGGCCATCCTCGGCGTGCTGCTGTGGCAGCTGGGCACCGAGGCAGTGGTGGACGGCCTGCGGGTGATCGGGTTGCGCGAGCTGTTGCTGGCACTGGCGATCGGGCTGGCCACCACGGTGCTCAGCGCATGGCGCTGGTGCCTGGTGGCGCGGCGGCTGGGGCTGTGGCTGCCGCTGGGCAAGGCCGTTGCGGACTACTACCGGGCGCTGCTGCTGAACGCCTTGCTGCCCGCGGGCATGCTCGGCGATGTGCACCGCGCGGTGCGGCACGGCAGGCAGGAGGGCGACCTCGGGCTCGGCGTGCGGGCGGTGGTGCTGGAGCGGGCCGCGGGCCAGGTGGTGCTCGTCCTCGCCGGGGTGGCGGTGCTGCTGGCCCGGCCGGCCGTGGTGCCCGCCGAGTTCCGCGGCCTGGTCACCACCTCCGGCGTGGTGCTCGTCGGGCTGGCCGCCCTGCTGCTGGTGCTCGCGCTCACCGGCGGTGGACGGGGCAGCGGCGGGCCGCGGTGGCGCCGGGTGTGCACCGCGTTCGGCGCCGAGGTCCGGACCGGCCTGCTCGCCAGGGACGCCTGGCCGGGGGTGGCCGCGCTCTCGGTCGCCGCGCTGGCCGGTTACCTCATCCTGTTCCTGATCGCGGCGAGGGCGGCCGGATCGGTCGCACCGGCAACCCAGCTGCTGCCCCTGCTGGTGCTCGCGCTGCTCGCCATGGGGCTGCCGGTGAACATCGGGGGCTGGGGAGCCAGGGAGGGCACCGCGGCACTGGCCTTCGGCGCGGCCGGGCTGGGTGCGGCGGAGGGACTGACCACGGCGGTGGTCTACGGGGTGCTCGCGCTGGTCGCGAGCCTGCCCGGCGCCGGGGTGCTGCTGCTCGGCAGGCGGTACGGCGGCCGCGTTCTCGACCCGCGGCGGGCGCACTGCGCCCGGACGCCCGTACGGATTGGACAGTCGACATGA
- the ribA gene encoding GTP cyclohydrolase II, with the protein MTQPRPALRRTVETRMPTPAGNFRAIGYRDPGDAHEQVALVHGEVTAGEVLVRVHSECLTGDVFGSTHCECGEQLSAALHEIVAAGAGVLVYLRGHEGRGIGLLAKLKALRLQDEGMDTVEANLALGLPVDARDYRLAAEILRDLGVPAVRLLSNNPRKVAALRRYGIRLVERVGLLAEPNEENLRYLRTKRERLDHHLPHLDVPG; encoded by the coding sequence ATGACGCAACCGCGCCCGGCCCTGCGCCGGACCGTGGAAACCCGGATGCCCACCCCGGCAGGGAACTTTCGCGCGATCGGGTACCGGGACCCCGGGGACGCGCACGAGCAGGTGGCGCTGGTGCACGGCGAGGTCACCGCGGGCGAGGTGCTGGTGCGGGTGCACTCGGAGTGCCTGACCGGGGACGTGTTCGGTTCGACCCACTGCGAATGCGGGGAGCAGCTTTCCGCGGCCTTGCACGAGATCGTAGCGGCGGGCGCGGGCGTGCTGGTCTACCTGCGCGGGCACGAGGGCAGGGGGATCGGGCTGCTGGCGAAGCTGAAGGCGCTGCGGCTGCAGGACGAGGGCATGGACACCGTGGAGGCGAACCTGGCGCTGGGTCTTCCGGTGGATGCCAGGGACTACCGGCTGGCCGCGGAGATCCTGCGTGACCTCGGGGTGCCCGCGGTACGGCTGCTTTCGAACAACCCGCGGAAGGTGGCCGCCCTGCGGCGGTACGGGATCCGGCTGGTCGAGCGGGTCGGCCTGCTGGCCGAACCGAACGAGGAGAACCTGCGCTACCTGCGCACCAAGCGCGAGCGGCTGGACCATCACCTGCCCCACCTCGACGTGCCCGGCTGA
- a CDS encoding creatininase family protein codes for MSGFDGQLLPVSTTTEERDRDARVAVLPVGSFEQHGEFLPLSTDTVIATTIAGAIAAAHPVLRLPPVTISCSHEHAAWPGTVSISARTLHAIVADVAESLRRSGIERLVLVNGHGGNYVLSNVVQEAGPAGYRMALFPTGEALAGARAAAGIVTPARSDMHAGELETSLLLHAHPHLVRPGYAAADHLAEGREHLLTLGLAAYSESGVVGRPSAASAEKGRLLLAGLVTAFGELLAVLDQPGTSRWGR; via the coding sequence ATGAGCGGGTTCGACGGGCAGCTGCTGCCGGTGAGCACCACGACCGAGGAACGCGACCGGGACGCGCGGGTCGCCGTGCTGCCGGTGGGCAGCTTCGAGCAGCACGGCGAGTTCCTGCCGCTGTCCACCGACACGGTGATCGCGACGACGATCGCGGGCGCGATCGCCGCCGCCCACCCGGTACTGCGGCTGCCGCCGGTCACCATCTCCTGCTCGCACGAGCACGCCGCCTGGCCCGGCACGGTGAGCATCTCGGCGCGCACCCTGCACGCGATCGTCGCCGATGTGGCGGAGTCACTGCGCCGCTCCGGGATCGAGCGGCTGGTGCTCGTCAACGGGCACGGCGGGAACTACGTACTGTCCAATGTAGTCCAGGAGGCCGGGCCGGCAGGCTACCGGATGGCACTGTTCCCCACCGGGGAGGCGCTGGCCGGGGCGCGCGCCGCCGCCGGGATCGTCACCCCGGCGCGCAGCGATATGCACGCGGGCGAACTGGAGACCTCGCTGCTGCTGCATGCCCACCCGCACCTTGTCCGCCCCGGCTACGCCGCCGCCGATCACCTCGCCGAAGGGCGAGAGCACCTGCTCACCCTCGGCCTCGCCGCATACAGCGAGTCCGGGGTGGTCGGCCGCCCATCGGCGGCCTCAGCGGAGAAGGGCCGCCTGCTGCTCGCCGGCCTGGTGACGGCCTTCGGCGAACTGCTCGCCGTGCTCGATCAGCCGGGCACGTCGAGGTGGGGCAGGTGA
- a CDS encoding RibD family protein, whose amino-acid sequence MTARPYVLLSVAVSLDGYIDDGSATRLVLSNQEDVERVHQVRAGVDAILVGANTIRADDPRLTVRFGVPADPVKVTVTASGRLDPASRFFTTGRAGKLVYTPGSAVPAVRERLGGVATVIGAGDPLDPRRVLADLAARKVRRLMVEGGGAMHTMFLTQGLADELQLVCAPFFVGDPDAPRFVHPGRFPQDARHPLTLAEVRRLGDVVLLRYLITGGEGGPGRPEHRTEGEV is encoded by the coding sequence ATGACCGCCCGCCCCTACGTACTGCTCTCCGTTGCCGTCTCCCTGGACGGGTACATCGACGACGGCAGCGCGACCCGGCTGGTGCTTTCCAACCAGGAGGACGTCGAGCGGGTGCATCAGGTGCGGGCCGGGGTGGACGCCATCCTCGTCGGGGCCAACACGATCCGTGCCGACGACCCCCGGCTCACGGTGCGGTTCGGAGTGCCGGCCGACCCGGTGAAGGTCACCGTCACCGCCAGCGGACGGCTCGACCCTGCCTCCCGGTTCTTCACCACCGGGCGGGCGGGCAAGCTGGTCTACACCCCCGGCTCCGCCGTCCCCGCGGTTCGGGAACGGCTCGGCGGGGTGGCCACCGTGATCGGCGCCGGGGACCCACTCGACCCGCGGCGGGTGCTCGCCGACCTGGCCGCGAGGAAGGTACGGCGGCTGATGGTCGAGGGCGGCGGCGCGATGCACACCATGTTCCTCACCCAGGGACTCGCCGATGAGCTGCAACTGGTCTGCGCACCCTTCTTCGTCGGCGATCCGGACGCTCCCCGGTTCGTGCACCCCGGCAGGTTCCCGCAGGACGCGCGGCACCCGCTGACCCTGGCCGAGGTGCGCAGGCTCGGCGATGTCGTCCTGCTGCGCTATCTGATCACCGGCGGCGAGGGCGGGCCAGGCAGGCCGGAGCACCGAACGGAAGGCGAGGTATGA
- a CDS encoding ArsR/SmtB family transcription factor, whose protein sequence is MRDQHAEESTPGPRERRAVTAAEAKALGHPLRQRILRLCRQQEMTNKQLADRLGRDPGTVLYHVRQLIEAGLLAQAEVRTGESGALEKPYRSTTHTWWLSIPVTEAGTTPLEAFQEEFAEAGPESLRTYARFMLHLSAADVAELDRRICAVIDEYVETDDQRLDQPAHGGIVLLHRLAE, encoded by the coding sequence ATGCGGGATCAGCACGCCGAGGAGTCCACGCCTGGTCCGCGGGAACGACGTGCGGTCACGGCCGCCGAGGCCAAGGCCCTCGGGCACCCGTTGCGGCAACGCATCCTGCGGCTGTGCCGGCAGCAGGAGATGACCAACAAGCAACTGGCCGACCGGCTGGGCCGGGACCCCGGCACCGTGCTCTACCACGTCCGCCAGCTGATCGAGGCCGGGCTGCTCGCGCAGGCCGAGGTGCGCACCGGCGAGAGCGGCGCGCTGGAGAAGCCCTACCGCTCGACCACCCACACCTGGTGGCTGAGCATCCCGGTCACCGAGGCGGGCACCACCCCATTGGAGGCATTCCAGGAGGAGTTCGCCGAGGCGGGCCCGGAATCGCTGCGCACATACGCGCGGTTCATGCTGCACCTGTCCGCGGCGGACGTGGCCGAGCTGGACCGGCGCATCTGCGCGGTGATCGACGAGTACGTGGAGACCGACGACCAGCGGCTCGACCAACCGGCGCACGGCGGGATCGTCCTGCTGCACCGGCTCGCCGAATGA
- a CDS encoding MFS transporter codes for MSNLGAAYWRLWTSSGLSNLADGLVKVGLPLVAVQFTRSPTLIAGLAFAATVPWLLFALPAGALADRLDRRRAMLGANLARGLLLTALALAVLLDLGSIWALYLVALGLGLAETLHDTAAQSIMPQLVPGEQLSRANGRLYAVELTANEFAGPPLAGFLVATGAVLALAAPGVLWVLAVGVLLLVRGRFRIERERGTTLRADIAEGLRFLWRHRLLRTLAAMTGMINFASTAMTSLLVLYVVGPESPMGLSERAYGVLLATVAAGSLLGSFGTAWFERRLGRARCLVLSIVVSALLVGIPAATADPYLIGAGFFLGGAGIIGWNVIVVSLRQRITPERLLGRVNSGCRLLAWGAMPLGAAAGGLLAELLGLRAVFAVMAAVVLAALAGMRIVTDAAMHAAERDGREAAVAVPG; via the coding sequence GTGTCGAACCTCGGTGCCGCCTACTGGCGGCTGTGGACCTCCTCCGGCCTTTCCAACCTGGCCGACGGGCTGGTGAAGGTCGGCCTGCCGCTGGTGGCCGTGCAGTTCACCCGGTCCCCGACGTTGATCGCGGGGCTGGCCTTCGCGGCGACCGTGCCCTGGTTGCTGTTCGCCCTGCCGGCGGGCGCGCTCGCCGACCGGCTGGACCGTCGCCGGGCGATGCTCGGCGCCAACCTGGCGCGCGGGCTGCTGCTGACCGCTCTGGCGCTGGCCGTGCTGCTGGATCTCGGCTCGATCTGGGCGCTGTACCTGGTGGCGCTCGGTCTCGGCCTTGCCGAGACACTGCACGACACCGCGGCGCAGTCGATCATGCCGCAGCTGGTGCCCGGCGAGCAGCTGTCCCGGGCGAACGGGCGGCTGTACGCGGTGGAGCTGACCGCCAACGAGTTCGCGGGCCCGCCGCTGGCCGGGTTCCTGGTGGCCACCGGAGCGGTCCTCGCGCTGGCGGCGCCCGGTGTGCTCTGGGTACTGGCCGTCGGCGTGCTGCTGCTGGTGCGTGGCCGGTTCCGGATCGAGCGCGAGCGCGGCACCACGCTGCGCGCCGATATCGCCGAGGGGCTGCGCTTCCTGTGGCGGCACCGGCTGCTGCGCACGCTCGCCGCGATGACCGGAATGATCAACTTCGCCAGCACCGCGATGACCAGCCTGCTGGTGCTGTACGTGGTCGGGCCCGAGTCCCCGATGGGGCTGTCCGAGCGGGCCTACGGGGTACTGCTGGCCACGGTGGCCGCCGGGAGCCTGCTCGGCTCCTTCGGCACCGCCTGGTTCGAGCGGCGGCTCGGCAGGGCCCGCTGCCTCGTACTGTCCATTGTGGTCTCCGCGCTGCTGGTCGGCATACCGGCCGCGACGGCGGACCCGTACCTGATCGGTGCGGGGTTCTTCCTCGGTGGCGCCGGGATCATCGGCTGGAACGTGATCGTGGTCTCGCTGCGCCAGCGGATCACCCCCGAGCGCCTGCTGGGCCGGGTGAACAGCGGGTGCCGCCTGCTCGCCTGGGGCGCCATGCCACTGGGTGCCGCCGCGGGCGGGCTGCTGGCGGAGCTGCTCGGGTTGCGCGCGGTGTTCGCCGTGATGGCGGCGGTGGTGCTCGCCGCGCTCGCCGGTATGCGGATCGTGACCGATGCCGCGATGCATGCCGCCGAGCGCGACGGGCGCGAGGCCGCCGTTGCCGTTCCAGGCTAA
- a CDS encoding class I SAM-dependent methyltransferase, giving the protein MNEHDWAAMADLLELEGAAHDHYLHQAIGQLREHDPLRVLDVGSGPGVAACELAAAFPRAEVTAVDGSAELLARAERRADRLGVRLRTSVAEFPADLAGLPRADLVWSGQTVHHVADQQDALNRLAGLLEPGGVLAIAEGGLPSRWLPRDLGFGRPGLQARLDAAMAEAFDRMRAELPGSVPVVEHWPRLLRAAGLTGTYSKSFLVEHPAPLAEQPRRWVRLWFQRMREALAESLDQDDLTTLDRLLDPDDPDGIDRRADLFLLATKTVHFGRNRP; this is encoded by the coding sequence ATGAACGAGCACGACTGGGCCGCGATGGCCGACCTGCTGGAGCTCGAGGGCGCGGCACATGACCACTACCTGCACCAGGCCATCGGGCAGCTGCGGGAACACGACCCCCTGCGGGTGCTGGACGTCGGCAGCGGCCCCGGGGTCGCCGCCTGTGAGCTGGCCGCCGCCTTCCCGCGGGCCGAGGTCACCGCGGTGGACGGCTCCGCGGAGCTGCTGGCCCGCGCCGAGCGGCGAGCGGACCGGCTCGGCGTGCGGTTGCGCACCAGCGTCGCGGAGTTCCCCGCGGACCTCGCCGGCCTCCCGCGCGCCGACCTGGTGTGGTCGGGGCAGACGGTCCATCACGTCGCCGACCAGCAGGACGCGCTGAACCGGCTGGCCGGGCTGCTGGAGCCCGGCGGGGTGCTGGCCATCGCCGAGGGTGGACTGCCGTCCCGCTGGCTGCCGCGCGACCTCGGTTTCGGGCGGCCCGGCCTGCAGGCAAGGCTGGACGCCGCGATGGCCGAGGCGTTCGACCGGATGCGGGCGGAGCTGCCAGGATCGGTCCCGGTGGTGGAGCACTGGCCGCGGCTGCTGCGGGCGGCCGGACTCACCGGTACCTACAGCAAGAGCTTCCTGGTGGAGCATCCGGCTCCGCTGGCGGAGCAACCGCGGCGGTGGGTGCGGTTGTGGTTCCAGCGGATGCGCGAGGCGCTGGCCGAGTCCCTTGACCAGGATGACCTGACCACACTGGACCGGCTGCTCGATCCGGACGATCCCGACGGCATCGACCGGCGGGCCGACCTGTTCCTGCTGGCCACCAAGACAGTCCACTTCGGACGGAACAGGCCTTAG
- a CDS encoding helix-turn-helix domain-containing protein, whose translation MEDVLAGVGPRLKHIRQQRRCTLASLSETTGISVSTLSRMESGQRKPSLELLLPIAKAHQVPLDELVGAPPVGDPRVRLKPVRRGDFTVVPLTQQPGGLQAYKMVIGTRRRTPDPQVHEGYEWLYVLSGKLRLLLADHDVVLGVGEAAEFDTRLPHWFGSTGEAPVEILSLFGPQGERMHVRAKPRMRS comes from the coding sequence ATGGAAGACGTACTCGCCGGCGTCGGGCCGCGGCTGAAGCACATCCGCCAGCAGCGCCGGTGCACACTCGCCTCGCTCTCGGAGACCACCGGGATCTCCGTCAGCACCCTGTCCAGGATGGAGTCCGGACAGCGCAAGCCCAGCCTGGAGCTGCTGCTGCCGATCGCCAAGGCCCACCAGGTACCGCTGGACGAGCTGGTCGGTGCTCCGCCGGTCGGGGACCCCAGGGTGCGGCTGAAGCCGGTCCGGCGCGGGGACTTCACGGTGGTGCCGTTGACCCAGCAGCCGGGCGGGCTGCAGGCGTACAAGATGGTGATCGGGACCCGTCGCCGCACTCCCGATCCACAGGTGCACGAGGGCTACGAGTGGTTGTACGTGCTCAGCGGCAAGCTCCGGCTGTTGCTTGCCGACCACGATGTCGTGCTCGGCGTGGGTGAGGCCGCGGAGTTCGACACCCGCCTGCCGCACTGGTTCGGCAGCACCGGGGAGGCACCGGTGGAGATTCTCAGCCTGTTCGGGCCGCAGGGGGAGCGCATGCACGTGCGGGCCAAGCCGCGCATGCGATCATGA
- a CDS encoding NUDIX domain-containing protein has protein sequence MPLGGDEGEPATGPWVRRAGRILAAAPPWATLHLDSVLRPDGSPGEYAWVEAPDVVRVLLLLPGRMAVVVRQWHYLTGPAWQLPGGTVDPGLDGEASGARAHAAARELAEETGIRAERLIPLASWEPAPGLTPMRVHVYLGSGVAGTGTARPEPGEADLEVHRVPLAELVAATMDGRLRCAASAAAVHAAHGGHLPPGSRLPDAGGP, from the coding sequence ATGCCGCTGGGTGGGGACGAGGGTGAGCCCGCCACCGGGCCGTGGGTGCGCCGCGCAGGCCGCATCCTGGCCGCGGCCCCGCCGTGGGCCACGCTGCACCTGGACAGTGTGCTGCGCCCGGACGGCTCACCGGGGGAGTACGCCTGGGTCGAGGCGCCGGACGTGGTCCGTGTCCTGCTGTTGTTGCCCGGCCGCATGGCCGTGGTGGTGCGGCAATGGCACTACCTCACCGGCCCGGCGTGGCAGCTGCCCGGCGGCACCGTGGACCCCGGACTGGACGGCGAGGCCTCCGGTGCGCGGGCACATGCCGCCGCGCGGGAGCTCGCGGAGGAGACCGGGATCCGTGCTGAGCGGCTGATCCCGCTCGCCAGCTGGGAACCGGCACCCGGCCTCACCCCGATGCGGGTGCACGTCTATCTCGGCAGCGGGGTGGCGGGCACCGGCACGGCGCGGCCGGAGCCGGGCGAGGCGGACCTCGAGGTCCACCGGGTGCCGCTGGCCGAGCTGGTTGCCGCCACCATGGACGGCAGGCTGCGCTGCGCCGCCAGCGCGGCCGCCGTGCACGCGGCGCACGGCGGCCACCTTCCGCCCGGTTCCCGGCTCCCGGATGCCGGCGGTCCGTGA
- a CDS encoding erythromycin esterase family protein → MDTRVQPEPAACRTGHLARLRRSDREHHRTQPRSYLEHARDYLRLDLDLASLTGADERWNRQEAILDPARSVGATAEAQQLRSVADDLRTELYIRAPELIAATSRAEWFRAETHLTAGLGLLRYHKQAAQPLEHSARVSRLLAVRDALMAQNLLDIRRIEARRGPTLVYAHNLHLQRGSSRMRMPELDLDWFCAGAIVGSLVGEQYTFIAGSLGRSAALDLPDPEPDTYEGLLQARTSGWGLSTADAVGTAHRRDDTSPERGYFPLEEATVGSADAILHISEGTTAAGAG, encoded by the coding sequence CTGGATACGCGAGTACAACCGGAACCGGCCGCCTGCCGAACAGGTCACCTTGCACGGCTTCGACGCTCCGACCGAGAACACCACCGCACCCAGCCGCGGAGCTACCTCGAACATGCCCGCGACTACCTGCGGCTCGACCTCGACCTCGCGAGCCTCACCGGTGCGGACGAACGCTGGAACCGCCAGGAGGCGATCCTGGACCCGGCCAGGTCGGTGGGCGCCACGGCCGAGGCACAGCAGCTCCGCTCGGTCGCCGACGACCTGCGCACCGAGCTCTACATACGCGCCCCGGAGCTGATCGCGGCGACCTCACGCGCCGAATGGTTCCGGGCCGAAACACATCTCACCGCGGGCCTCGGCTTGCTGCGGTACCACAAGCAGGCGGCACAGCCCCTGGAGCACAGCGCGCGGGTGTCCCGCCTGCTTGCCGTCCGGGATGCGCTCATGGCCCAGAACCTGCTGGACATCCGGCGCATCGAGGCCCGGCGCGGGCCGACACTGGTCTATGCGCACAACCTGCACCTGCAGCGAGGCAGCAGCCGCATGCGGATGCCGGAGCTGGACCTGGACTGGTTCTGCGCGGGCGCCATCGTGGGTTCACTGGTTGGCGAGCAGTACACCTTCATCGCGGGCAGCCTCGGCCGCAGTGCGGCACTCGACCTGCCGGATCCCGAGCCGGATACCTATGAGGGCCTGCTACAGGCCCGGACCAGCGGCTGGGGACTGAGCACGGCCGACGCCGTCGGCACAGCCCACCGGCGCGACGACACCAGTCCGGAACGCGGCTACTTCCCGCTGGAGGAGGCGACCGTCGGATCCGCGGACGCGATCCTGCACATCAGCGAAGGCACAACGGCTGCCGGAGCGGGATAG
- a CDS encoding TioE family transcriptional regulator: protein MRPADLARGQGISTQAVRNYERNGFIPPAGRTPAGYRVYTEVHVAALAAFRALAAAYGHAAGGQIMNAVGDGELDRALLIIDRGHGQLLRDRETLDTVRKAVNHLAAGPEAAGAVGDAETRTIGELAHRLRVTPATLRKWEEAGILVPERDPATGYRRYRATDIRDAELAHLLRRGGYLLDHISTVVRQVRTAGGTTALAAALDDWQAQLTARGRAMLDAAARISQYLNLLSERA from the coding sequence ATGAGACCAGCTGACCTTGCGCGAGGGCAGGGCATCTCGACCCAGGCGGTCCGCAACTACGAGCGGAACGGGTTCATCCCGCCCGCCGGGCGCACTCCTGCCGGCTACCGGGTCTACACCGAGGTGCACGTGGCGGCGCTGGCCGCTTTCCGCGCGCTCGCGGCCGCGTATGGGCACGCGGCGGGCGGCCAGATCATGAACGCGGTCGGGGATGGCGAGCTCGACCGCGCGCTGCTGATCATCGACCGGGGTCACGGCCAGTTGCTCCGCGACCGCGAAACCCTCGATACGGTCCGGAAGGCGGTGAATCACCTGGCGGCGGGGCCGGAGGCGGCCGGCGCGGTGGGGGATGCCGAGACCCGGACCATCGGCGAACTCGCGCATCGGTTGCGGGTAACCCCCGCGACCCTGCGCAAGTGGGAAGAGGCCGGCATCCTCGTCCCCGAGCGGGACCCGGCCACCGGGTACCGCCGGTACCGGGCAACCGACATCCGCGATGCCGAACTCGCCCATCTGCTTCGCCGCGGTGGCTACCTGCTGGACCACATCTCCACCGTGGTGCGGCAGGTCCGGACCGCGGGCGGCACCACGGCGCTGGCCGCCGCCCTCGATGACTGGCAGGCACAGCTCACCGCGCGGGGACGTGCCATGCTCGACGCGGCCGCCCGGATCAGCCAGTACCTGAACCTGCTCAGTGAGCGGGCGTGA